Proteins from a single region of Corylus avellana chromosome ca11, CavTom2PMs-1.0:
- the LOC132165202 gene encoding pseudo histidine-containing phosphotransfer protein 2-like, translating to MDKKLLEQQIATMKESLFNEEILNDMFTTVEETEDADNPNFIVTIANLYLSETPKNIDALEQTLEANPFDFLNLERCLVKLRGSSVSFGANKVTNEVDKILYGCTIGDAEGCKAGFPNLKQEFDTLKKNLEPYLELLQQYKSSTPSSGPNEDMVDKNK from the exons ATGGATAAGAAGTTATTGGAACAACAGATTGCCACCATGAAGGAATCCCTCTTTAATGAg GAAATCCTTAATGACATGTTCACTACAGTGGAGGAGACGGAGGATGCAGACAATCCAAACTTTATTGTGACAATTGCCAATTTGTATTTGAGTGAGACGCCAAAGAATATAGATGCCTTAGAACAAACCTT GGAGGCAAACCCCTTCGATTTTCTAAATCTAGAAAGGTGTCTTGTTAAATTAAGAGGCAGCAGCGTCAG CTTTGGTGCTAATAAGGTGACTAATGAAGTCGATAAAATACTGTATGGTTGCACGATAGGCGACGCGGAGGG CTGTAAGGCTGGATTTCCGAACTTGAAACAAGAGTTTGACACTCTGAAGAAAAATTTGGAACCTTATCTAGAg TTGTTGCAACAGTACAAATCTAGCACACCATCTAGTGGCCCCAATGAAGACATGGTTGACAAGAACAAGTAG
- the LOC132165203 gene encoding histidine-containing phosphotransfer protein 4-like translates to MDKKLLEQQIATMKESLSNEEILNDMFTTVEQMEDSNNPNFIETIANLYLSETSNNIDTIEQTLEANPLDLPNLERCLFKLRGSSASFGANKVTIEIDKILDRCVIGDTEGCKVGFPSLKQEFDTLKKKLEPYLELMQQYKSSTSSSGPNEDMVGKNK, encoded by the exons ATGGATAAGAAGTTATTGGAACAACAGATCGCCACCATGAAGGAATCCCTCTCTAAtgag GAAATCCTTAATGACATGTTCACTACAGTGGAGCAGATGGAGGATTCAAACAATCCAAACTTTATTGAGACAATTGCCAATTTGTATTTGAGTGAGACATCAAATAATATAGATACCATAGAACAAACCTT GGAGGCAAACCCCCTCGATCTTCCTAATCTGGAAAGATGTCTTTTTAAATTAAGAGGCAGCAGCGCCAG CTTTGGTGCTAATAAGGTGACCATTGAAATCGATAAAATATTGGATCGTTGCGTGATAGGCGACACAGAGGG TTGTAAGGTTGGATTTCCGAGTCTGAAACAAGAGTTTGACACTTTGAAGAAAAAGCTGGAACCCTATCTagag TTGATGCAACAATACAAATCTAGCACGTCTTCTAGTGGCCCAAATGAAGATATGGTTGGCAAGAACAAGTAG